The region ctacatttctaacaaatccaaaactataatttgccatgggttccgataagatttaatgggtttgctattcaatttaagtgtaacagtcgtcaatgacctgacttaaacttgaaatatttttattataccgatttttttaagaaatcaatccaaataaaaaccaaaacgcttttttatgtaatggcaataagaaatgcatactacacacttggataaagtgatatttttgtctccaaaccatgcattcaattgttggtgaaaattaattgatatgttattgtcctgtaataaaaggcttcaatccccgatagatgaataaaaatgtcttgcaaaggctctgtttacatccctgaatacatttgagttgaaatttaaaaaatggaaagctgtacgtgataagaaagttacagcaaacatcaaaccctcaccaacgattttttgctttgactttcgatgtggtatggtgggtcactcatggttcaaatcctgctaatatcggctctatctatccaaattatcaagaaattacttattcgctttgaaaagaacttcattttgcttttattttacctacgtTACCAAATTTAGGGTTAATGAGCCAGTGATCGTTTTGGgcattaatcaactttggctttgctttgagttttctcccaattttatgatttgtttatgatccgttatgtataaaatacgtctggttattactggtccatccaaagttcctttaaattgcccaaaaggttgccgatttctggctgattcatactaaaactgactttttgtcccttaggaaactattttcatcgttttcgatagaggcttaaccatccttttggattttttccgtaggaaattatggatggatttcttatacctaccgataattgaaacaacagagcgattagatttgcagtttatcaaaaatagcttggttttttgtcattttttatttatttgtcagttaccctgggcgcattatttaaaaaaaaaattaaaagccagggtgttatcaaaaagagcatttctaaagcttaaaataatctagaatagttctactattgaacaaaaaatacaaccatcaaatacgtgttaacgaattttgcggagtatgttttttctttcactgcggctatacgaatgtccattttaaaacagctgcaatctgacgattactcacattttgaaacatagcactcacaattacccacgtatataaaccaaattttacatgtatactagtcacatgtgtagtaacacaataaaagtttgataccgtcaaaaaatgcatccgtttgcaattgattgccgttttactcctgagcctctaggtgcggctatacgaatgtctaccaccgtatTCTCATACACTTTTTTGCTGGACGATTTTGGTATGTTCACAGCACCTAGTTCAaatatcaatattgttttctgaaaaagtaatgtttacttaacattttGGCAGTGAGATTGGTCAGTTTTATGTTTGGGGTCTAGTTTTAAGAACCATGAAACAATTACGTGTCTGTGTTATAAAAAAGATGTTGAACAAGGGAGCGTCCAAGCCCTTTTTTCAAAACCTTGAAGCATCTTGGAATCAAGCTCGATTTCGTATATCGAACCATTAAAAGATAGCTTGAGACTTCCTCtttgaattacaaaaaaagatcGGAAGCGAAAGCAGTCGGCTAGTACTGAAAAAGGGATCAAGACCGTTCGGGAACGTATCCGACGTTATCCTCAACGTTCGATACGAAAAATGGCTACAgatttgaaagttttgatTTCGACTaagcataacttttttaaataggagCTAGAATGTAAtgcttatgaaaaattgaaagttcacggaatttcggaagctaacgcacataaaaaaaatgaaacagtaACTCTTCTTGTATCGCGGCACGCTGGTCACGACTTGTATTCTCTGATGAAAAGCTATTTGTTCTAGAGCAAAGTTGTTGTGTCCAAAACGATAGATTGTGGTCCAGAAACATTAAAGATGTAgcagataacaaaaaaaaaacatccacagGTTTTCAAAATGCGACTGGTGTGATCGTTTAGTGAtcattttttatcgaaaaagtCGGATAGATTTACCCAACGTATTATAAAAGATATctattgaaaaaaatggtaaaatctAGCGTGAAAAGATTAtgctgaaatgaaaatgatgtgtTCCAGCATGTTTGAATGATCTTGGAGGAGCAATTTTCGATCAAAACTGGTGCAGGGACAATTTAGCCAGATTTATAGAGAagaatgaatgccttcccagTTCACCAGATCTTAACCTACTggattttatcgtttttttatataattatTGAActtaaacgaacaaaaattgtcTAACTTTATTCAGTTTGAACAAAAGATCTAAATGTATAGCACCAACTGTGACTCTTTTAAAGAATTTATAATATCAAGCATAAAGTCCACACTCAGTAAGATTTTTATGTTAAGAAATAGTGTTTCAGCAAATGAGATTACCTTTGCGGTTCAGACGAACCTACAAGCTGTAAAGAATTTAGCTGCCTTGTTACCGACAACCGACCAATTATCCGAAGAAGTTGCAAGAGGTCATGAACCAAACACTTGCTTAACTACAGGCAATACATGTCAAGGCGGGAATTAAATCCTACTTACAAAGGATGCAAAGTTTTCAAGAACCCAGTATAGTGTATCAACGCTTTGCTTCTTCTACAGGCTGATTCTTAGCTCTGCATCAGCAAATTAGTCAGCAATAAATGCGTGAATAAACCAGAATAATGTGGAACCACAGCTATATGAAAACGTATAATACAAGTTTCGTTTTTCATACATGcagcaattgaaacaaaaaccacgtTTTCCTACTACCTTAGATTGGATAACAACCATTTAAACGCACATCCTGCATTTTTTACCATCTTTTGCCTCAAATACCTCCTGAGTGCTGTGTTCTCACGAGGAATTTGCGATTTTCTCACAATACGTCGAGAGTGCCAATCAATTTAGTGGAGAAGAGTGCCCTTCCTAAGCGACCGGTGTAACCTAcaggcaaacaaacggccaaaTACTATCTGGgacaaacacccaaaaaaccaTACGGAAGGGACCCCAGCACACAACTTCTTTCCGTTTTGGGGAggttgattggtttgtttgtttgttacgCCGTGCCGAGGAAAATCCCAGACACACCCCGACACACTGGCCGGATAAAACGGAACCGTTACTGGGCCGCGGAGGGTCCCGGGCCACTCAACAGGTGCAtcttctggtgctgccgtgACCGTATGGCGTGTGGCGATTCCGTTTATTCCATTTCCGAACACCGTGCGAGGGCTactttgatattttttttgttttacttcttccactgctgctcgttcgttcaggTTTGCACACCCGCCCGGCCCCACGTTCGGCCCTTATTGGATAATTGTACCGCAAACCCGGCACAGGCAACAGTCCCGTGGCCGCGCTACCACTCCATACCCGGCATCATCTTGGTGATCGTGTGGTGCCGCCTGATCTGATTGGTGGTGACCACACCGGTAGACACATTTGATCACTCAAATCACTTAACCGGACACCTTTCCAAGATGCTGGCGCGTCCAGGTGGTGGTCTCGCGCACTGGATTCTATTTTATTGGGTTTGTAGGCCACCGGcaatcgtcgatcgattggaatgaTCGGTATCGGACAGTTTATCCAGCAGCTTGTCAGCGAGAGTGTGTGCCAGAAacgttctttttctcttttaacGTCCGCCTGATCAGTACTAATTGGTGGAAAGGGGAGACCATCTCGTTCTCTGGCAtgtgcagttgttgttgttgtggttgttgatgTAAAAAAGCCATTCTATTACCCTCATTAAAGGGATCgctaatgatggtgatgataatggCCAGTGGAAGTGACACATTGGCACCAATTTCGGCCCTGTGTGCAAGCGCGGTTGTTGTGGCAACGGCAACATCCCCCCTGGCGTGGCATATCGATCTTTTGCGtactcgatcgattgaagcCATCACACATGGTTGTggcagcatcaaaacaatggTTACTTCATTTCAATCGACCGCGAGGAAGGCTCCCATTCATTGCGGCAATTATGGAAGTGTTTGAGAGGCTGCGAGAGTGCACCACACGTGCGTTCTATTTCGATCTTGATCCGTTTGGATGATGCTTGGAAGCTGGAAGGTGTTTTGAGcgcgatccatcatcatccatcccaAAACCTCTTGCGTCCGCGCGGGGGGTTGAGGAGAATAATTCCGTTAAAAGAGGGGCCATGATGTGTGGCGTGAACTTTGCCAATGACCGGCATGGCAAGAGTgtgagagggagggaggagaaggggcGTATCACACGCCGTGCACATATGGTGTGGTCCGGATCGATCGTGGTTCGTGGATGTGGAGGAAGATTACATAATTAGGCCATTTTGCACCATCTGCAACCGTGTGGTTCCGGTTGCCAGAATTCTTCttatcacaccaccaccaccaccaccaccaccaccaacagaacATCATGGAACtgaatgttttttctttccattctacCTTTCAGCTGTTGCCCTTAGCGCGAGCACAGGATTACGATGGTGAGTAGCGAAAGGTCGAGGATCTTGGCCTCCAACCTCTCCCAGGTGGACAATGTACTAACGTGTTTTCATCTTTTGCCAACAGTAACCGACATCCAGTGTTCGTTCGCATCGCAAGGTTCAAACTTGGGCGACATCATCACGGCGAAGCTGAAGAAACCGATCGGCTTCAAGGGTGCGCCGTTGTTCGCGGACGACCGGGCCGTCAATCCGGAAGCCGACTTTGCCTGCTCCATCAAGCAGGACCGTAAAGACGTGAGCGAGCTGGCCTACGAGCTGAAGATTACCGATTTCTCACGGTGCGGTGTGCTGAAGCGGAATGTAAGTACCGGCGGGCCAGTTGAGTTCGTGTTTTCGGAAGGAAGCGACCACCGaatccgtggccgtggccgtggcgagGTCGGAGTAAGAGAGGTTAATCAGAGGAAGAGGTTTCAcccagtttctttttttttttcaccttcaccaccaccacgataaACAGGGCTTCGTCCACGTTCGCATCTGGTTCCCCCAGTTCCCGTCGGTGGTCATGCAATCCGATCAGGAACTGATTATCATGTGcaaaccaccggaaccgaccgTTATCCAGAACAAGGCCGCCGGATTCGCGGGAAGTTTGTAAGTTGTGTTgccaaacaaccaaacgacCAATCCGGGGTCCGGGGATTGATTAATAGCACATATTtcaccttctcctctctcGCCTCTCGCCCCTCCCAGTCCACATGGAGCACGTGTGTCGGGTGTGGTCGAGGAAACGCCGGGCCGGCTCGAGTACGAGGTAGCCCTGTACAAGGAAGCGCCTCCGATCGCACGGATCAGTGGAAATTTGGCGGGAATGAAGAACcactcgttgtcgtcgtcgtcgtcgtcgtcactgccGGCCGTAACCAACAACGAGGTTCCGGTCGATCAGGCTGTACCGATCGGGACGAAGCTGCAGTTACGGGCGCGCATTAGCTCGCAGAGCGTGTGGAAGTACGTGAAGCTGATGGAGGTAACCGTCTCACCGGATCCGGACGATCCGCATGCCCACGGGTCGGTGTCGCTCGTACGCGATGGTTGCCGCAACCGGGACTTTGCCTCGATCATACCCCACCAGCCGGCCCGCTACCGGGACAAACCGAACGAGGTGTTCCTGGACTTTGAGGCATTTCTGCTCAGCTCGATGAAGGAACGCAGCACGCTGTGGATCCATTCGCAGATCAAGGCCTGCATGGATGCGATGGACTGTCAGCCGGACTTTTGTCTCGATATGTACGAACCGTCGAAAAGTAAGTGTAGTAAACCCCCCCATTTGGGGTTGGGAGTTTGGATGGGATTGGATTTCACTGGTTGCAATTTCCCCTCCCCGCCCTTTACAGGACTCGGTAGGAGACGGCGTGAGTCGGAGGGCGCGAGGAATCGTACGGAGTACACCAAGTTCAAGGAGAACATCGAGTACACGGTCATCATGCCGGGCGAGTATGATGACGCGGCGATGCGGTACCAGCAGGCGCCGGAACAGTGCAAAAACTTTGTGATCATCTCCGGTCTCCTAGCAGCGTTGCTGGCCCTCTCTACCGTTATTGTAAGTATCGCGGGGCAGTGGGCGATATTCCTcttacgatcgatcgccatATGGCTAATTGACACTCcactttcctcttttctcttcctccgacCCCTTCGCAGACCTGTGGGCTAGCATCGAGGCTGCAAGGCACGGGGGGCAAGAAGAGCCTTGACGAGCTGAACGCCAAAGGATATTCCGGCCGAGCGATAGTGCAGTAGTGTGTGATTTCAATCGACATCAATCGCGCCTTGCCGCAACAACACTGTTTGCCTGGTGAACACCGGTGGACACtacgcaccaaaaacaaaaaaaaaaaacagaaaaatacgAGACAGCTTATAATCAAAGATGATGGAACTCGAGTTGCAATATTTAGATTCACGTAGAATCCCGTCCGGACGTCCGTTATCCTTTACAACGTTTCCCTCCACCCCCTTTACCCTAGCCTACAGTTAAACTTTTCTAGTTTGTTAGTGATTCTGCTAGTGTTTaacgaaccggaacggaagtgaCCGCAAGAAGCTCAGCTAGTTAGTTGATAGCCGCTCAGATTGATTAAGCCtgatttttaaacgaaaagcgaaacagacagagcctttttttaaaggttagGCTTACCCACTCGATACCGGACAAAGTATAGTATTTAGCGACAAAGCGAACAGAAAGTAGATTGCATTTCACgagcgacgaagaagaagaaaacgaatagTATTATATGGCGCACGGCATGCCGGAGTGCGCCAAGAATGGTTTAGTTCTATTAAATCTTTCCAGCTCCTTTGTTTTTTAGCGATAAGCTGCCCGTCATGTCAAGTGGAGGACCAGAAAAGGCAGGAACTGGGGCAATAGACGCAAATCGGATGCTTGCTGCCGCTTACTATTAGGGAAACGAATAAAGAATAGTAATTTTAACGAAGGAGCctaacgagaacgagaagaaagtCAATCCAGCCTAGAAATCTGTCGAAACGGAAGAAAGACGAAGATATGGTGAACCTTTGCAGTACCAGAACTCATTTAAAGCTTGGCCTCTTGGCTTGGTAAGTGTTTTCGGAAAGACTTCTTAGCCAAAGTGAATTAACACAAAACCATACAATTtgtacataaaaaaagggaatccccCATCGCGGCAGAGGATCGCTTCTAGTCCCAATACTTTATTAATCCGTCCCATCCGGCCGTCACTAGCTTACTGGCCTCATGCGGATGCCAGAGGGCCGAGATGCAAACGTTATCGTGCGCCTGCCACTTCTTGTACAGCTTGGTCGTCTTCCAGTCCCAGATGTAGCACTTGCCGTCACCGTCCCCGGACACCAGGTAGCTCATGTCGGGCGAAAAGTCTAGATTGCAGGCGTACCCCGAAACCATGTGGCCGGTGAAGGTTTTCTTGCGGTTCATCTTGAAGCGATTGATGGCGGAAAAGATGACGATCTTGTTGTCGAGACTCTGGCACGCCAACCATTTGCCGTTCGGGGCGAGCGTGACGGCCGGCATCGAGTGCATGGTCGGATCGGCGATGTACTTCATGTCGACCGGAATGTCCCACTCCCAGACGCGCAAACTCTTATCATCCGACGTCGTCACGAAGCGCCGGTTTTCATCGACGAACGTGATCGTGTTCACCGCACCCAGATGCCGATCGTACTCCTGTACGACTTCACCACTGCGTGTGTCCCActgtgaacgaacgaaaaaaaaaacccccatcTGGCATGATGTAGCCGAATCGATAATACTCgcccatcgatcatcgatcgatcaagggTACTTACGCAAATGATCTTCTTATCAGAGGTACCCGCCACGAAGAGGTGTTGCTTGTTAAAGTCCGGATGGAACTTGACGCAGAACGGGATCTTGCGTGAGTTGAAGCGCGATATCACGTCGCCCGTTTCCGTGTCCCACAGCTTCAGGTAGCGATCGTAGCCAGCGGAAATAAACCGTTCTCCGCTGTTGTTGAAGCTAACGTCCCGTACCGCCTGCCGGTGGCCGGAGTAGGTGCGCACGCAGCGTCGTTCATTGTACACCTCCCAGAGCTTAACGCGAGCGTCCATACTGCAGGAAAGTAGCAGATGGGCGGACACCGGGAAGAATCGAATCGCCGATATGCCCTTCGTGTGACCGGTCCAACTGTGAATGTGAGCCTTCGGCAAGAAGCAACGATCCGGTGCGCCCGCTTTGCGCAGATTAACCCCAACATCGTGCGGTGGATGCAGAAACGAGCGACCCTGATAATCCAAAGGATCCTTGACTACGAgcgtgaaagaaaagaagatcgTAGATAATGAGCATGTTGTTCAAGCGCCGAAGGAAAGGGGGCGGAACACACTTACTGTGAAGGATCGATTTTTCCTCGATCGGTTTGTCCTCCTTGACCTTGTGGCGGCGGTGCTTTTTGGCCATCATTTCCTCTATTTCTGCTCGCACCTGCTCGCTCGGTCTCGCTACCGTCTGTTCGTCCTCATATTTACCCCACGGACCCAGGAATCCATCCACATCTTCCGGTGCATCATTGCGTACCCGCTTCCGTTTCTCGGcgcccggtttcggtttggccgATTCGAACACCGTCACACCGTCGGTGTCGTATGCGGCCTGTAGATGCCCTACGTAACTGGGACCCTCCTCTGGTGCTGTTCCCCTGCCGTCCACCGAAGGGTCCAGCGCGTACCCGTAGCTGTGGAACGTTTTGCGCTGATTGTCGAACTGAAAGTCGCTAATGTGAGCGTTCTCGACGAATCCGGTCAGCATGTTCTTCTGTGCGCGCATCTGCTGAGTGAGAAAGGGATTTTCGGGCCCGGCAACGGGTGCAAACAGTTCCTCGTACCGGGGGTTGTAGTTGATTTCCTTCACCGTCGGCTCGAGCGCCCGGGAAACTTCCGCTTGGCCCTTACGAGGAAAGGCAGGAAAACGCAAGATTAGTCATTCGCAACAGGTGCAATGCCGAAGCTACTTACCATCGGCACAACGAGCGGGGCCGCACAAACGGCAAGCGTTTTCGCGACGGAATACTCGCTATCGACGGGCGGTTTGAGGTGTGCAGTAGTTGAGGTTACCGTTTCCGTTCGACGCTCCGATGCGCTGGCCTGGTCCGTCTCCGATTCACCATCACTACCGCTACTCCCGTACCCTTGCAAACTTAgcatttttgtcgtttttgcaaaaaaattcTGTGATTTTCAGCGATAACAAATCACtcccttcgtttttttgtttacttttttcgTTTGACGTTTGTCCGTTTGCGAGCAAGAGCTGAAGAGGGGTTTAACATTTGAAGCGGGCTTgagatttggatttttttcccgGTACTTTTTGGACTCTCACGCCCTGTACACACTGCACTTGAGAATCTGCGTGCAGAATCTGCCGGGATTTTTCTGTGTCTAGCGCAaagttgttttggttgcgttggagacgctgtattcgctttgagaagtaagaaatccgtaaagaaagttcaaggaactgctcgtttgatctTAAATTtggaaatgtatcatttaaacaggcaaaagtacataatatacctgataaaaccattgaacttttccggaatcaaacgcacgctggtttgctgatgaacgtaaacagctGACAGTTATTTGATGTTAGGTGCTTTATGTCaaattgctatgacttcacctgtttcctatagacactttgcgTTCGCGCCTTTATTAACAAGAAAATTCCTGGAATCGAAAGAGCAACCTGTGAAATACTCGTTTCCTGTGTTTCTGGTGAAAGTAAAAATTCCGGGTGAACAATAAACTACAAAACATGTCGTTGGTTCGTaaaaaactcaaagcaaaacACAGTAAGAACATAGACTACATCAATTCTTTGCCTGATGAGGTAAGCATGCGATATTTGAAGGGATTTGAACagtttaatttcatttgctgTTTTCGATACAGATTCTCTGTATGATATTCGATTGCCTGGACATCAAAAACGTGAAAAACGCATCCGTTTCTTGCCAGCGATGGAACAACGTTATCTTTTTCAGCGGATATGTAAACAGATTTGTCTTCAAAGTTCGTTTCCATTCGTATCGCTTTAGTACACTCGAAGaacaacggaatggaacgatgCTGAGAAAGGAGTTAAAGACTGTGGTGGAGAAGTCTCAACGGTGCTATCGAAAGCTATACTGGTATGCGGAGGAATTAGAAAATAACGAATTTTCATCTCTGTGGGAGGCTGTTCATCCAAAACTTACGAACCATCTCCATTCATTAAAGTTAGACTTTTCGAATCTTTCCATGCTTCCTTTGATAGTTGATGCATTACCGTTTATGCCGGAGCTCCGGTCGCTTACACTAAAGAATTACAGTCCGGATTACAGCCCACAGCATGTAATACCAACTCTTCGAAGTAATGTTGTGAAGCATTTAATAACAGAATTCAAGATCGAATACCGGGTTGATATGCCACAGTTACAAACGTTTCAAGGTAATCTGTCCGCATTTAATCTTCCTACTGAAACTCAGCAGGCGGTTGCACTTTCTAACCTGAAGCAAATATTCAGTTTTTCGGGTCACTTTTCTAGTCGAGATCGGCAGTACATTCCAATGCTACCATCCCTTTTTCGGCGTTTGACTCACATAGAAACAATGGTGATGTATGATACGCTACCAAGTGAAATGTTCTCTTTATTTTGTGAAACCTGCACAACCTTGAGGGAATTACACATATATCTTTCGCTTCCAGTTGATATTAATGGC is a window of Anopheles aquasalis chromosome 2, idAnoAquaMG_Q_19, whole genome shotgun sequence DNA encoding:
- the LOC126571558 gene encoding pre-mRNA-processing factor 17, with protein sequence MLSLQGYGSSGSDGESETDQASASERRTETVTSTTAHLKPPVDSEYSVAKTLAVCAAPLVVPMGQAEVSRALEPTVKEINYNPRYEELFAPVAGPENPFLTQQMRAQKNMLTGFVENAHISDFQFDNQRKTFHSYGYALDPSVDGRGTAPEEGPSYVGHLQAAYDTDGVTVFESAKPKPGAEKRKRVRNDAPEDVDGFLGPWGKYEDEQTVARPSEQVRAEIEEMMAKKHRRHKVKEDKPIEEKSILHIKDPLDYQGRSFLHPPHDVGVNLRKAGAPDRCFLPKAHIHSWTGHTKGISAIRFFPVSAHLLLSCSMDARVKLWEVYNERRCVRTYSGHRQAVRDVSFNNSGERFISAGYDRYLKLWDTETGDVISRFNSRKIPFCVKFHPDFNKQHLFVAGTSDKKIICWDTRSGEVVQEYDRHLGAVNTITFVDENRRFVTTSDDKSLRVWEWDIPVDMKYIADPTMHSMPAVTLAPNGKWLACQSLDNKIVIFSAINRFKMNRKKTFTGHMVSGYACNLDFSPDMSYLVSGDGDGKCYIWDWKTTKLYKKWQAHDNVCISALWHPHEASKLVTAGWDGLIKYWD
- the LOC126571560 gene encoding uncharacterized protein LOC126571560; the protein is MLTTKAKMKLLRSSIVECSSGHLVAVLFTVLLPLARAQDYDVTDIQCSFASQGSNLGDIITAKLKKPIGFKGAPLFADDRAVNPEADFACSIKQDRKDVSELAYELKITDFSRCGVLKRNGFVHVRIWFPQFPSVVMQSDQELIIMCKPPEPTVIQNKAAGFAGSFPHGARVSGVVEETPGRLEYEVALYKEAPPIARISGNLAGMKNHSLSSSSSSSLPAVTNNEVPVDQAVPIGTKLQLRARISSQSVWKYVKLMEVTVSPDPDDPHAHGSVSLVRDGCRNRDFASIIPHQPARYRDKPNEVFLDFEAFLLSSMKERSTLWIHSQIKACMDAMDCQPDFCLDMYEPSKRLGRRRRESEGARNRTEYTKFKENIEYTVIMPGEYDDAAMRYQQAPEQCKNFVIISGLLAALLALSTVITCGLASRLQGTGGKKSLDELNAKGYSGRAIVQ